A window from Lampris incognitus isolate fLamInc1 chromosome 5, fLamInc1.hap2, whole genome shotgun sequence encodes these proteins:
- the lrrtm1 gene encoding leucine-rich repeat transmembrane neuronal protein 1, whose translation MLMDFLLIGLYFKWTLRKPPGLILCSLGIFLRTVPLAEGVCPRLCRCDSKLLYCEGLNLTDIPRNLSSAMGLSMRENNLTELREGHFVGLSQLTWLYLDHNNIDIVEEGAFDRLRRVKELDLSSNHIESLPNGTFKPLPNLRILDLSYNRLQALEPDLFHGLRKLTNLHLRYNTLKFVPVRIFQDCRSMQFLDLGYNQLQSLARNSFAGLFKLTELHLEHNELVKVNLAHFPRLISLRTLYMHNNHATIVVNTLDWTWHFLEKIDLSANEIEYIEPHVFESAPNLKVLMLDSNRLTALDQRIMDSWSSLDSITLAGNEWECSRNVCALASWLSAFRGQRDSSLLCSSPDIAQGEDVLDAVYAFQLCEDPPMEVTTAGLYASTRDRAQGGSVFLGPFTPNPYEGEGGEVVTGSFTVTMGHDDLESTMQIHKVVTGTMALIFSFLIVVLMLYVAWKCFPAGIRQLRQCFSSQRRKQKQKQSMQQMAAISAPEYYVDYKPNHIEGALVIINEYGSCTCQQQPSRECEV comes from the coding sequence ATGCTGATGGATTTCCTTCTAATTGGTCTATATTTCAAGTGGACACTAAGAAAGCCCCCAGGGTTGATACTGTGTTCACTGGGCATTTTTCTGAGAACGGTTCcattggcagagggggtttgTCCAAGGTTGTGCCGCTGCGACAGCAAGCTGCTGTATTGCGAGGGGCTCAACCTCACAGACATCCCTCGCAACCTAAGCAGCGCCATGGGCCTGTCTATGAGAGAGAACAACTTGACGGAGTTGCGTGAAGGCCATTTTGTAGGCCTATCACAACTCACCTGGCTCTACTTAGATCATAACAATATTGACATAGTAGAGGAAGGAGCCTTTGACAGGCTAAGGCGTGTCAAGGAGTTGGACCTCAGCAGCAACCATATTGAGAGTTTGCCCAATGGTACCTTCAAGCCCCTCCCAAACTTGCGTATCCTGGACCTATCCTACAACAGGCTGCAGGCATTAGAGCCTGACTTGTTCCATGGCCTTAGAAAGCTCACCAATTTACATTTGCGCTACAACACTCTCAAATTTGTGCCAGTGAGGATCTTTCAGGACTGCCGGAGCATGCAGTTTCTGGACCTCGGGTACAACCAACTGCAGAGCCTGGCACGAAACTCCTTTGCTGGACTTTTCAAGCTGACAGAGCTGCATCTGGAGCACAATGAACTGGTTAAAGTGAATCTGGCCCATTTCCCCCGCCTCATCTCCCTGCGTACATTGTATATGCACAACAATCATGCCACAATTGTAGTGAATACCTTGGACTGGACCTGGCATTTTTTGGAGAAGATTGACCTCTCAGCCAATGAAATTGAGTACATTGAGCCACATGTGTTTGAGAGTGCACCCAACCTTAAGGTGCTGATGCTAGACTCTAATCGGCTAACTGCCTTGGACCAACGCATCATGGACTCATGGTCATCCCTGGATAGCATCACCCTGGCAGGGAATGAGTGGGAGTGCAGCCGCAATGTGTGTGCCTTGGCCTCCTGGCTCAGCGCCTTTCGAGGCCAGCGTGACAGTTCACTACTGTGCTCAAGTCCAGACATTGCACAAGGTGAGGATGTGTTGGATGCTGTCTACGCTTTTCAACTATGTGAAGATCCCCCAATGGAGGTAACTACGGCAGGCCTGTATGCCTCCACCAGGGACCGGGCTCAGGGTGGCTCTGTATTCCTGGGCCCATTTACACCCAATCCCTACGAGGGTGAGGGCGGAGAGGTGGTCACTGGCTCATTCACGGTCACCATGGGCCACGATGACCTGGAGAGCACCATGCAGATTCACAAGGTGGTGACTGGCACCATGGCACTCATCTTCTCCTTTCTAATTGTAGTTCTCATGCTCTATGTTGCCTGGAAGTGTTTTCCGGCCGGAATAAGGCAACTGAGGCAGTGCTTCAGCAGCCAGCGTCGCAAGCAAAAGCAGAAGCAAAGCATGCAGCAGATGGCTGCTATTTCTGCACCAGAATACTATGTTGACTATAAACCTAACCACATCGAAGGAGCCTTGGTAATCATCAATGAATATGGCTCCTGCACTTGTCAACAGCAACCTTCTCGAGAATGTGAGGTGTGA